In Liquorilactobacillus hordei DSM 19519, the following proteins share a genomic window:
- a CDS encoding CvfD/Ygs/GSP13 family RNA-binding post-transcriptional regulator gives MEYKIGSIVEGKITGIQAYGAFVALDTHTQGLIHISECHHGFISDIHRYLKVNQTVKAMIIDIDEYTRKISLSIRCIKEPPVNITDEHIRCEHKHYWTNYKVNEGFKPIELRLNGWINDGLHDIENELKKK, from the coding sequence ATGGAATATAAAATTGGATCAATTGTTGAGGGCAAGATAACGGGAATACAGGCATATGGGGCCTTTGTTGCGCTTGATACTCATACGCAAGGCTTGATACACATTTCAGAATGTCATCATGGTTTTATTTCGGATATTCATCGTTATCTAAAAGTTAATCAAACTGTTAAGGCAATGATTATTGATATTGATGAATATACTAGGAAAATAAGCTTATCAATAAGATGCATAAAGGAACCACCTGTCAATATAACTGATGAGCATATTAGATGTGAGCACAAACATTACTGGACAAATTATAAAGTTAATGAAGGGTTTAAACCAATAGAACTTCGGTTAAATGGCTGGATTAACGATGGATTGCACGATATAGAAAATGAATTGAAAAAAAAATAA